The following proteins come from a genomic window of Enterobacter chengduensis:
- a CDS encoding NAD(P)H nitroreductase: MDALELLVNRRSASRLAEPAPAGEQLENILRAGMRAPDHGTLQPWHFFVIEGEGRDRFSQLLEQGAIVAGQDEKGIDKARNAPFRAPMIIAVVAKCHADHKVPVWEQEMSAGCAVMAMQMAAVAQGFNGIWRTGALTESPAVRDGFGCGEHDKIVGFLYLGTPQLKASSTISVPDTTPFVSRF; this comes from the coding sequence ATGGATGCACTCGAACTGCTTGTTAACCGCCGTAGCGCTTCCCGTCTGGCTGAACCTGCCCCGGCAGGCGAGCAGCTGGAGAACATTCTGCGTGCCGGCATGCGTGCCCCCGATCACGGCACGCTGCAGCCGTGGCACTTCTTTGTGATTGAAGGCGAAGGCCGCGATCGTTTCAGCCAGCTGCTGGAGCAGGGCGCGATTGTCGCCGGGCAGGATGAGAAAGGCATCGACAAGGCGCGCAATGCCCCGTTCCGCGCGCCGATGATTATCGCCGTCGTGGCGAAATGCCATGCGGACCATAAGGTGCCGGTCTGGGAGCAGGAAATGTCCGCAGGCTGTGCGGTGATGGCAATGCAGATGGCCGCCGTCGCGCAAGGGTTTAACGGCATCTGGCGCACCGGTGCGCTGACCGAAAGCCCGGCGGTTCGCGACGGTTTTGGCTGCGGCGAGCATGACAAAATTGTCGGTTTCCTCTACCTCGGTACCCCGCAGCTTAAAGCCTCCAGCACCATCAGCGTGCCGGACACCACGCCTTTCGTCAGCCGCTTCTGA